GGCCAGTGGTGTATCGGCAGCGCCCGTGCCACGCCGGGTATGAGGGGGTTCTGGCCGAGCCTCGGCGTCCGGGCCCGGTTTGTGCTCTCCCAGCGCCGGGCTCCGTCGAGGACGAGCTTTGCGCCGACGCGGCTGTAGAAGCGGCGGAGAGGTTGGAGCTTGAGTAGCCGGGTGCACCAGCGGTCGTCCCGGGTCATGAGCCCGCGCTTCGCGACCTCCTCTAGGGGGTCCACGTCGGGCTCTACTACCTCGAGGTCCACGCCTAGTATTGAGGCTATCCGCTCGGCGTGCCTCCTAGCCTCGGGGTACTCCATACCGGTGTCGGCGTAGACTGCCACGATCCTCTCCGGGCCAAGGGCCTCCCGGGCCAGGCTGAGCACAGCCGTGGAGTCCGCGCCGCCGCTGAAGGCGACGTAGACCCGGCCTTGGCTCGCCTGTACCCGGGCGTAGGCGCGGCGGATGAACTCCCGGGCCTCGGAGGCAAGGCCGCCCACTATCTCCGCGTTGCGCTCCACTGCTGCGTCTAGCTCGGCTGGCGGGAGGGGCTTGAGCCCCTGGGGCGCCATGTCCTTGACCTTGACTGTGCACTCCTCCCCGTCTGCTTCGACTACGCGGGCTGGCCCGACCCAGCCTCGCGAACCGACTATGACCCAGCGGCGGCCCAGGCAGCTCTCCGGGCTGAGTCGGATCTTCTTCCCCTTTAGCCTGGGCCCGGGGCCGCGGGCCTCCACGACCCCGGCGCCTAGGCTTGCTGCTAGGCTGGCTAGGGCCCCGCTTGGGTGGAGCACCCATCCCCGCCGGCTATACTCGACCACGCCTAGCCGGAGGGCTTCCGCGAAGACCTCGGCTGCGTACTCGCCGCTCGGCGCTGGTACTCGGTGGAATACGACTAGCTTATCCCGGAGCCCCGGGTCAGCACCGAAGGCTAGTCTAGCCAGTGTGTCTAGGAGGCGGCGCTCGTAGCGGCCTGCTAGCCAGTAGTCTCCCCGGACCCGCCAGCACACTTTGCCGGAGCCCCGGCAGCCTAGCACAGGGACGCTTGGGTCGCGGAGCCAGCCGAGCCTCTCCAGCGCCTCTAGCAGCCCCTGCAGCGCCATAGCCGCTGCTCCCCGTCCCCTGGGCCGCCGGGCTACTGCTCCGGGCCCGTTGATAGCAGCTTCTCTACCGCCTCCTCTAGGGCATGGTCGGGTAGACGGCCCTTAGCCTCGACAGTCGCGGCTACGTTGAAGCCGCAGCCACCGAGCTTCTCGGCTATCTTACGTGCTGCTACTCCTCCCCACGCGTAGGACGACACAACGAGGACACGTTGCCCCGCTGAGGCCTTACTGCAGAGCAAGCCCAGCACATAATCCATCAGCGGGAATACGTGGGCCTCGTAGGTGGCGGCGCCAACTACCAGATATCCCGCGTCGAGAGCCTCGCCTATCACGTCTGCTATACTAGCCCTCTCAGCGTCTGTGAACCTATAGACCGACACTTCTAGACCCCGTGCCTCCAGCATACCAGCTATACGCTCCATAGCCTCCTCCACAGCACCGTACATACTTGAATAGACTACCACCGCCCGGCTTCGATCAAGCCGTCCCTGGGCCCAGCCCTTGTAGAGCTCTATAGCTTCCTGTACATGCTTCTCTATAACCATACCGTGCAGGGGTGCCAACATCTTGGGCTCTAGTCCTGCAAGCTTATCCAGTGCCTTTGTCACCCAGCTCCTATATGCACCAATGATTGTTGCAAAGTATTTCCTCATGAAATAGATGTAGTATTTGAAGACTTCTGGGTTCCCACTATCCACTAGTACGCCGGGCACTGAGTAGGCACCAAACGCATCCCCCGTGAAGAGGATCTGCTCGGGCTCCAGTAGGCTCATCATAGTCTCGGGCCAATGGAGCCACGCCGTCTGAATGAAGACCAGCTTTGTGTCGCCACCGAGGCTTAGCTCTAGGCCGTCCTTTACCGGTTTGAACCTCTCGATGCGGAGCCCGTAGAGGCCCTCAAGCATACCCTTAGCCAGGGGATGCGCGTAGACCGTGGCACGGCTCGCATGGCCTAGAACCCTTGGGAGTGCACCACTGTGGTCGGGTTCAGCATGCTGAACTACTATGGCGTCGATATCTCTGGGGTCTACTATGCGGCGCAGCGCGGAGAGGAAGATGCCCTCGAACCCCTTCTTCACGGTATCAATGAGCACTATGCGCTCTGGCCCGGTAACGATGTAGGCGTTGTAGGTTACGCCTTCCGGTATCTCCCAGAGGGCCTCGAAGAATCTTATCCTCTCGTCATCTACACGGATCAAATAGACGCTAGGGGATATCTTCTCAACACGTACACGAGGACCTGTATGAAACACCTCGTGCCCTCTGTGAATGCCGTCATGTCCGCACAAGGTGTAGACTCCTCCGCCACGTGTATAGCCGTGACAAGCCTAGCATTATATCTTGGCGTCTGCCTTTAATCTGTGAACCAGGGTTGAGATACTGGTGAAGGAGCAAACAAGGACGGATAACATCTTGGACACGATAGCTATAGTGCTTAGTGGCTCCACGACTGATACCGTTAAGATGCAGCTCACAGTGGCGGGCGAGCGGGTAGCTCGCGAGGGCCTCCTAGTGCTCGTGGAGGCTCGCCGTGGCGAGGAGAAGGTGATAGCCCGGATAGAGAGGATAGTCCCTGTCAACGAGTTCTATCTGGAAGGCGACCTCTGGAGTGAGGCGCGGCGCCGCGGCCTAGAGCCTCCGCTTCTCGAGGAAGCGGCACGCCGTTACACCCTCGCTGAGGCTGCTGTTCTAGGCCGGGCCGGGCCCCGCGGCCTCGAAGAGCTGAGTGCACCACCGCTTCCCGGTGACCGCGTGAGGCTCCTGGGCCCTGGCGAGCTACGTGAGGCCCTAGGCCTCTCGGAGGACGAGCCCGGGATAGTCTGGTTTGGAGAGCTACTGGGCTACCAGGGGCTCGGGCTCCCTCTCGACGTGGAGAACATTACTATGCACGTAGGGGTGTTCGGAGAGACTGGCAGCGGGAAGAGCTACGGCGTCGGCTACCTCCTCGAGCTCCTATCGCGCATCCCCCTAGGCGACGGGGCTTACGGCGCACTGCCAGCCATAGTTGTGGATGCTAACGGCGACTACCTGGACTACTACGAGGCCTACGCCTCCGGCAAGCAGGTGGGCGAGTACCGCCGGGTCTACCGGCTAGTCTTCCCTAGTAGTCCTGCCCGGTACCGGCCCTACACCAAGCCCGTAACGATAGACCTGGACGGGTTCACAGCCCGCGAGATAGCAGAGTTCATCATAACCTACAAGGCTGGAGGTGTGGAGCTCAACGAGCTCCAGGTCTCGGGCCTGGAGCGGGTCCTCCGGGAGCTAGAGGCCATGGGCTATGGATTTACCGAGCTGCTCACGGAGAGGATAAGCCTCGTCTACGACATGCTCGACGAGCTTAGCCGAGGCCGCAGCGCCGCGATACACGCGCAGACCGCCCGGGCTATCCGCGCAGCGCTAGAGAAGTTCCACCGGGACATAGTGGAGGGCTACCGCGTCATATCCCGGAAGCCGGGCCTCGACACGGGCTTCATCGAGGAACTTACCCGGGAGCCGGGGCTAGCTATACTGGACTTCTCAGCGGAGGGCGCGCCAGGGGTACCACTCCCGGTCCGCCAGCTAGTAGTGGCGTACCTGGCCCGGCTCCTCTACAAGCAGTTCACCCTCTACAAGATAAGGGGCGAGGAGCGCTACCTGGTGCTGGTGCTCGAAGAGGCGCAGAACTACGCGCCGAACCCCCGGAGCTACCCGGTAGCCTGGAGCCTTGCAAGGGACTACCTCTCCCTGATAGCGACGCAGGGCCGGAAGTTCGGCCTCAGCCTCGTCCTGGTGAGCCAGAGACCCATCTTCGTGGACCCCGTTGTACTCTCCATGCTCAACACGTGGATAATATACAGGCTCCCCGTAGAGGACGTGGGCTACGTCTCGCGGGCTAGCGGCGGGCTTCCCAAGACGCTGGAGCGGAGGCTCACCAAGCTCCCACGCGGCGTAGCCGTAGTCACCGGGCAGATGAACGTGCTAGGCTTCCCAGTGCTGGTTAGAACCGGGAGGAGGAGCGTAGGCCACGCTATGGGCCGCACCCGGGTAGTCGAGACACTGCGCCGCCTCTACAGCACGGGAGGCTGAGGGCCGGGGGCCGTGGAGGAGGGCGATAAGCTGCCAGAACCGCTCGAGCGTAAAATGCGAGAGATGCTAGACGTACAGCAGAGCGAGCCAGAGCTAGTAATGAGGATCATCGAGCAGGCGTCGAGGCGTCGGAGGCAGCGGGAGGCCCTATACAGCGTGCTCCGCCGGCTCGGCCCGCTAGTCTACGATGAGATGCAGAGGCGTGGACTGCTCCACCCTGTACCGCAGCCCCTCTCCGGCGAGACCAGCTACGGCGTCGACGGCTCCCGGCAGGTGGTTGGGGGCCGGCTCGGCCGCTACTACATCTTCCTCTCCACTACCCTGGTGACTCTGCCCCGGGGGCTGAGGAGTACTAGGATCAACATAGTTTTCCCGGGCGTGGACATAATAGAGGTCGTGGACCCCACGGGGGCTAGCATCGAAGCCGCCGCGGAGGCCGCTATGATGGTTCTGGAGACGCTGACGCTCCGCAAGCTAGCAAATGTCGAGCCGGGGCTAGTCTTCATAGACGGGCCTATCGTGGACCCACCAGCCCGGCTCGACCCCAGCAACTCGGTGCAGGCAGTGAGGGAGCTCCTCAACGCGCCAGCCGAGGAGGCACTACGGATTGTAGAGGAGTACCACCGGCTACGGGCTAGGACTCTAGCAGAGCTTGTGGAGCATGGACACACGGTGGTAGGGCTTGTTAAGAGAATCGGCCAGGTATCCATGCTCTCCTCACATCTAGCGAAGATAGGCATCAGTATTGACGGCTATATGGGTGACGAGGACCTAGTGTTAGCCCTTACCGCTACCGCGAAGAGTAGAGGAAGTGGTGTGTTCTACACCGAGCCAATAGAGGCCACAAGTCTGCCTCAGGACGTCTACCGGGAGTACCGGGTCGCAGGGCTACGCGTCTATGCTAGCTACACGTTCTCCCGGTACACGCTCCGACCCTACCGCATCGAAGTAGCCGTGGACCAAGGTGCAGATCCAGGCGAGGTTATAAAGAGGGTAGTTGCGGCTGCTCACGGACTTACCGTGCCTGGCCAGAGCTACCCACTGCCGGTGGTGCTCGCGCACGAGAAGTCCAGGATACGCCGTGGGCTGGCCCAGCTAGTCTACCGGGAGGTGTTGACTCGCGCCTCGCTGCCCGAGGGCGACCCGCTAGCCGACACTTTGAAGGCCCTCCTGGTCAAGCTGGATGAGTCCTAGAAGCCGAGCGCGGGGCGCCGGGAGCGGTGCTAGGCAGGCTACGTGGCAGGGTTAGAGTCGTCCTGGAGGCCGCTGCTGCCCCACTAGCCGTGCTGCCAGCCGACTTCTACACCGTGCTCGGACTAGCCGGGGCTCTGGCCTACCTCTGGGCTGCCCACAGCGGGAACGTAGGGCTCGCAGCCCTGTTGCTCGCCGTAAGCGGTCTCCTCGACGCGCTCGACGGGGCTGTCGCCCGGCTTCGGGGAGAAGCTGGCCCCCGGGGAGCATATCTCGATAGTCTCCTCGACAGGGTGGCCGACATAGCCTACGCGGCCGGGTTCCTCGCCCTCGGCTACCCGGTGTGGAGCGTACTAGTATTCCTCACAGGGGCGTTGCTGACCAGCTACGCCCGGGCACGCTATGAGTCCCTAGCAGGAAGAAGCATGGAGGGCATCGGCCTACTAGAGAGGAGCGACCGGCTAGCCGCCCAGCTCATAGTACTCCTAGTCCACGCGCGGCTGGGCCTCGAGGCCGCAGCCCGGCTTTACACCGTCCTAGCCGTGCTCGCATGGATCACCTTTGCTGAGAGGCTAGTAAGGGGTTACACTCAGCTCCCCCGTCGCCAGAGCTAAGTCATGCATTGCTTTGACGGGCCCCTATACGTGTATGGAGACTGGCTTGTAGAGAATACTAAAGAATGCTGGAGCCGAAGTGGTGGCCCCGTGTAGCTGCTGCTGTGCAGTACCGCGTGCCCCTGGAGCCGCCGGGGAGGCTGTTGTCCCGTTTACGATTCTGCAGGCTTGTATGTAAAGGGTGTCCTGGAGTTGAGGAGGGTAGGGATAGACATAGGTGGCACCTTCACCGACCTCGTGGCCTTCGACGACGAGACCGGCGAGCTGAAGAGCCTCAAGGTGTTGACGACGCCCCGTGAACCCTGGAAGGGCTTCATGGAGGCTCTACGCCAGCTTGGCTGGGAGCTAGACAGTGTTGAGGTTGTCATCCACGCGTCGACGCTAGGTACCAACCTCTTCCTAGGCCAGGTGGGGCTCGAGCCCCCGCCCGCCGTGCTGATAACTAACAAGGGGTTCCGCGACATACTGGAGATAGGGAGGCAAAACCGTCCAGAGCTATACAATCTCTTCTTCCAGCGGCCTCGGCCGCTCATCCCCCGGTCGCGGCGGCTTACAGTGGCAGGGAGGATTGGGCCCAGGGGCGAGGAACTAGAGCCCCTCGACGAGGACGCCGTCCGCCGGATAGCCCGGGAGTGGTGCAGCCGAACCAAGGTATTCGTAGTAGCATTCCTCCATAGCTATGCTAACCCGAGCCACGAGAAGCATGCCAAGCAGATCATCGAGGAAGAGTGTCCTGGCGCCCTAGTAGTGGCGAGCCACGAAGTGGACCCACAGCCGAAGGAGTACGAGCGCACAAGTACCACGGTTGTGAACGCGTTGCTGAAGCCAGTGCTCTCCTCCTACCTCTCTAGGGTCGCCGGGGAGCTCCGCTCCGCGGGGTTCAAGGGGCGGCTGCTAGTCATGCAGAGTAGTGGTGGTGTAGCCGGCGTAGAGCAGGCCGTGGAGAGGCCCGCGGCCTTCATCGAGAGCGGGCCCGCTGCTGGCGCCGTGGCTGTGGCCTACTTCTCCCGGCTAATGGGCATAGAGTACGCTATAGGCTTCGACATGGGCGGCACCACGGCTAAGGCTTCGTCCATAGTCGGCGGCGAGCCCCTCGTGGTCCCAGAGTACGAGGTAGGCGGCCGCGTCCACATGGGGAGACTGCTACGGGGCTCCGGGTACCCTGTCCGCTACCCCTACATAGACATAGCCGAGGTCAGCGCGGGCGGCGGCACCATAGCATGGGTCGACGCCGGCGGAGCGCTACGCGTGGGCCCGATGAGTGCTGGCGCCGACCCGGGCCCCGCCTGCTATGGCCGTGGAGGCCGCGAGCCTACTGTGACTGATGCCCAGCTCGTGCTTGGCCGGCTGCCCGAGGAGCTGGCTGGTGGGAGGATAAGGCTGCGGAGAGACCTCGCAGAAGAGGCCATAGGGAGGCTAGCCGATAGGCTCGGCATGGAGACTGTCGAGGCCGCCGCCTCTATCATAAGGATAGCCAACACCGTTATGTCGAGGGCGCTGCGGCTCGTAACCATCGAGAGAGGATATGACCCCAGGTTCTTCGCCCTCTACGCGTATGGCGGCGCTGGACCCCTCCACGCCGTGGAGCTGGCAGACGAGCTGGGAGCAAAGGAGGTAGTGATTCCCCCGCTGCCCGGCGTGTTCTCGGCGCTGGGGCTACTCGTCACGGATTACCGCCACGACTTCCACATGGCAGTAATGCGGAGAACGGACAAACTCGCCGAGGAGGAGCTCGAGAAGGTCTTCGCCGAGATGGCCGAGAAGGCACTAGCCATGCTACGCGGCGAGGGCGTGCCCGAGGACCGGGTACAGCTAGTCCGGAGGCTCGACATGAGGTACCAGGGCCAGGCCTACGAGCTGAGCATCCCCTACCGCGGGAGCCTAAGGGAGGCCGTGGAGGAGTTCCACCAGATGCACCGCGAGAGGTACGGGTTCAGCCTCCCCGACGCCCCAGTGGTGGTGGTTAACGCGAGGCTCACAGCCTACGGCATCGTGGCTAAGCCCCGGCTCCCCCGGGCAGAGCCCAAGCCGTATCGGCCAGAGCCTGCCGGCCGGAGACGCGTCTACTTCGACGAAGCCGGGTGGACAGAGACCCCCATCTACAGGAGGGCCGGGTTACGCCCTGGCGCCGAGATCGAGGGCCCCGCCGTCATAGAGTCCGACGATAGCACTGTGCTTGTTCCTCCCGGCCACTATGCCCGCGTTGACGAGTTCTACACAATCCGCATAGAGAGGCTCTAGGAGGGAACAACCATGCTGGACAAGATAACAGTCGAAGTGATAAGACACGCAGCCATCTTCACCGCAGAGGAGATGGGCATCGTCCTGCGGAACACCGCGTTCAGCCCAAACATAAGGGACCGTCTCGACTACTCCTGCGCAGTCCTGGCACCGAGCGGGGAGCTAGTAGCACAGGCCGAGCACATCCCAGTACACCTCGGCAGCATGCCCGTCGGAGTAAGGAACATGGTAGAGGCGCTGGAGAGAAACGGTGTCAGCTTGGGTCCCGGCGACGTCGCAGTCTCCAACGACCCATACATAACCGGGACACACCTCAACGACGTTATGGTGCTTAAGCCCGTCTACGTGGACGGCGTGCTCGTAGCCTACGTGGCCAACAAGGCCCACCACGTAGACGTGGGCGGCCTCATACCCGGTGGCATCGGGGCGGGGGTGCGCAGCCTACGCGAGGAGGGCCTAGTGATACCCCCAGTGAAGATAGTCGAGAATGGCCGGCTACGAGAGGACATTGTGAGACTCATCGAGTCCAACGTGAGGACGCCCAGGTATCTCCGCGGCGACCTGATGGCGCAGCTAGCCGCCCTCAACACTGGGGAGAAGAGGGTACAAGAGCTAGCTAGGCGCTATGGCGTTGAGACATTACTCGAGGCCTGGGAGGAGATACTAAGCTACACCGAGCGTTATACCCGGACCATCCTCCGCAGCCTAGCCAAGGAGAGAACCGGGGTCTACACTGCAGAGGACTACGTGGAGCTGGAGAGCGGCGAGCTGGCCAAGATACGGGTCCGGCTAGAGATAAGCCCTGAGCGCATAGTAGCTGACTTCACGGGGACCGCTAGGCAGGTCGAGGAGCCTCTCAACGCGGTCTACGGCGTAACCGTGGCCGCTACGACCTACGCGATAAAGGCCGTGATAGACCCCGACATGCCGATGAACAGCGGGTTCTACAGGGTCGTCGAGATACGGGCGCCCCGGGGGACACTGGTCAATCCTGTGCCCCCTGCCCCAGTCGGCGGGGGCAACGTGGAGACATCACAGAGGATAGCAGACGTTGTCCTACGCGCCCTAGCTGAGGCGTTCCCTGGCCGCGTGCCCGCCGCGAGCTGCGGGACTATGAGCAACCTCCTCCTGGGCGGCAAGGGCTGGGCATTCTACGAGACCATAGGCTGCGGCTCTGGCGGCAGGCCATGCTGCGACGGCGTAGACGGCGTACACACCAATATGACCAATACGCTGAACACCCCGATAGAGGTGGCTGAGGCAGAGTACCCGCTACTCTTCCGCGCCTACGAGCTACGGCCCGACAGCGGCGGTCCAGGGCGGAACCGGGGAGGCCTAGGCATAGTCCGGGCTGTCACAGTGCTCGAGGACGACGTCACCGTAACGGTGTACGCGGAGCGCCACCAGTTAAGACCATGGGGGCTGGAGGGTGGAGGAGCTGGAGCACCATTCCGCAGCTACGTGATAAGGGCTGGCGGGGAGAAGGTAGAGCTACCTCCTAAGGCCACGCTGAGGCTAGGCCGCGGCGACACCGTCTACGTCGAGACGCCGGGGGGCGGCGGCTATGGGGATCCCTGCGAGAGGCCCCGGGAGCTAGTAGAACGCGACATAGAAGACGGCAAGGTGTCCCCCGAGGCTGCAAGACACGGTTACTGCTACGAGGGCTAGCGCCGCTGAGGAAATAGTGCCCCTCATCGCTTCATCCAGGTGGACGCCCCGAGGCCCCTCGTGGGGCTCCTCTGCTCAGGGGCCACCAGCCAGGAGCGTCACATTTCTGCAAAAACGCTGGACTGTCCTCGGTTTCTAGGCTCCAGAATATGTCCGTGTTAGAGCCGTTTAGAGCTGTACATCGATTGTACGGGTTATAGTTGCTGCTAGGTGCTCCGGCTTCGTGTACCACTTGTCGTAGGTGTACTTCTTGCCCTTGAAGCTTAGCTCTACTATCTCGCCCTTGTCGGCAATGTTCATCAGAGTCTCGCCTTCCTTAATGAGCTTCATTGTCGAGCCGACAACCATTACCTTTATGCCCTTCTCCTGTAGCTTGGGCTTGATTAGCTCCTTTAGCTTGGATAGGTACTCGCTGGCCATAGGCCTGCTCCCTCCATGCAGGGGCCCGAGGCGCTGCTACTGTATTAAATATTGCCTTACAATACCAGGCCCTAGTCCAGGGCGTCCCAGCCCGTCGTACCCTCTACCACCGAGCGGAACGCCTTTATCGTCCGGATACGCTCTGGGTCGATACCCTTCCTCAGCGCGTACAGCACAGAAGCGAGACCCGCGAGCCACGTACCCCAGACCATCCGCGAGACCATGTTGCCGCCGCGGAGTTTCACCACGTGGACGCTAGCCGGCCTCGCTAGGCCCACAACCTGGTGTAGAAGCGTACTCCAT
The window above is part of the Pyrodictium delaneyi genome. Proteins encoded here:
- a CDS encoding phosphoadenosine phosphosulfate reductase family protein, which encodes MALQGLLEALERLGWLRDPSVPVLGCRGSGKVCWRVRGDYWLAGRYERRLLDTLARLAFGADPGLRDKLVVFHRVPAPSGEYAAEVFAEALRLGVVEYSRRGWVLHPSGALASLAASLGAGVVEARGPGPRLKGKKIRLSPESCLGRRWVIVGSRGWVGPARVVEADGEECTVKVKDMAPQGLKPLPPAELDAAVERNAEIVGGLASEAREFIRRAYARVQASQGRVYVAFSGGADSTAVLSLAREALGPERIVAVYADTGMEYPEARRHAERIASILGVDLEVVEPDVDPLEEVAKRGLMTRDDRWCTRLLKLQPLRRFYSRVGAKLVLDGARRWESTNRARTPRLGQNPLIPGVARALPIHHWPRLVVQLYLAERGIPLSQLYHYGLTRIGCIACPAMHLYEIHIAYHLHPWWYRKLAKAVAEHQGIDEAEALRLILAGGWRREGEPQTWLQQ
- a CDS encoding FprA family A-type flavoprotein, producing the protein MCGHDGIHRGHEVFHTGPRVRVEKISPSVYLIRVDDERIRFFEALWEIPEGVTYNAYIVTGPERIVLIDTVKKGFEGIFLSALRRIVDPRDIDAIVVQHAEPDHSGALPRVLGHASRATVYAHPLAKGMLEGLYGLRIERFKPVKDGLELSLGGDTKLVFIQTAWLHWPETMMSLLEPEQILFTGDAFGAYSVPGVLVDSGNPEVFKYYIYFMRKYFATIIGAYRSWVTKALDKLAGLEPKMLAPLHGMVIEKHVQEAIELYKGWAQGRLDRSRAVVVYSSMYGAVEEAMERIAGMLEARGLEVSVYRFTDAERASIADVIGEALDAGYLVVGAATYEAHVFPLMDYVLGLLCSKASAGQRVLVVSSYAWGGVAARKIAEKLGGCGFNVAATVEAKGRLPDHALEEAVEKLLSTGPEQ
- a CDS encoding ATP-binding protein; the protein is MKEQTRTDNILDTIAIVLSGSTTDTVKMQLTVAGERVAREGLLVLVEARRGEEKVIARIERIVPVNEFYLEGDLWSEARRRGLEPPLLEEAARRYTLAEAAVLGRAGPRGLEELSAPPLPGDRVRLLGPGELREALGLSEDEPGIVWFGELLGYQGLGLPLDVENITMHVGVFGETGSGKSYGVGYLLELLSRIPLGDGAYGALPAIVVDANGDYLDYYEAYASGKQVGEYRRVYRLVFPSSPARYRPYTKPVTIDLDGFTAREIAEFIITYKAGGVELNELQVSGLERVLRELEAMGYGFTELLTERISLVYDMLDELSRGRSAAIHAQTARAIRAALEKFHRDIVEGYRVISRKPGLDTGFIEELTREPGLAILDFSAEGAPGVPLPVRQLVVAYLARLLYKQFTLYKIRGEERYLVLVLEEAQNYAPNPRSYPVAWSLARDYLSLIATQGRKFGLSLVLVSQRPIFVDPVVLSMLNTWIIYRLPVEDVGYVSRASGGLPKTLERRLTKLPRGVAVVTGQMNVLGFPVLVRTGRRSVGHAMGRTRVVETLRRLYSTGG
- a CDS encoding DNA double-strand break repair nuclease NurA translates to MEEGDKLPEPLERKMREMLDVQQSEPELVMRIIEQASRRRRQREALYSVLRRLGPLVYDEMQRRGLLHPVPQPLSGETSYGVDGSRQVVGGRLGRYYIFLSTTLVTLPRGLRSTRINIVFPGVDIIEVVDPTGASIEAAAEAAMMVLETLTLRKLANVEPGLVFIDGPIVDPPARLDPSNSVQAVRELLNAPAEEALRIVEEYHRLRARTLAELVEHGHTVVGLVKRIGQVSMLSSHLAKIGISIDGYMGDEDLVLALTATAKSRGSGVFYTEPIEATSLPQDVYREYRVAGLRVYASYTFSRYTLRPYRIEVAVDQGADPGEVIKRVVAAAHGLTVPGQSYPLPVVLAHEKSRIRRGLAQLVYREVLTRASLPEGDPLADTLKALLVKLDES
- a CDS encoding CDP-alcohol phosphatidyltransferase family protein encodes the protein MLGRLRGRVRVVLEAAAAPLAVLPADFYTVLGLAGALAYLWAAHSGNVGLAALLLAVSGLLDALDGAVARLRGEAGPRGAYLDSLLDRVADIAYAAGFLALGYPVWSVLVFLTGALLTSYARARYESLAGRSMEGIGLLERSDRLAAQLIVLLVHARLGLEAAARLYTVLAVLAWITFAERLVRGYTQLPRRQS
- a CDS encoding hydantoinase/oxoprolinase family protein codes for the protein MRRVGIDIGGTFTDLVAFDDETGELKSLKVLTTPREPWKGFMEALRQLGWELDSVEVVIHASTLGTNLFLGQVGLEPPPAVLITNKGFRDILEIGRQNRPELYNLFFQRPRPLIPRSRRLTVAGRIGPRGEELEPLDEDAVRRIAREWCSRTKVFVVAFLHSYANPSHEKHAKQIIEEECPGALVVASHEVDPQPKEYERTSTTVVNALLKPVLSSYLSRVAGELRSAGFKGRLLVMQSSGGVAGVEQAVERPAAFIESGPAAGAVAVAYFSRLMGIEYAIGFDMGGTTAKASSIVGGEPLVVPEYEVGGRVHMGRLLRGSGYPVRYPYIDIAEVSAGGGTIAWVDAGGALRVGPMSAGADPGPACYGRGGREPTVTDAQLVLGRLPEELAGGRIRLRRDLAEEAIGRLADRLGMETVEAAASIIRIANTVMSRALRLVTIERGYDPRFFALYAYGGAGPLHAVELADELGAKEVVIPPLPGVFSALGLLVTDYRHDFHMAVMRRTDKLAEEELEKVFAEMAEKALAMLRGEGVPEDRVQLVRRLDMRYQGQAYELSIPYRGSLREAVEEFHQMHRERYGFSLPDAPVVVVNARLTAYGIVAKPRLPRAEPKPYRPEPAGRRRVYFDEAGWTETPIYRRAGLRPGAEIEGPAVIESDDSTVLVPPGHYARVDEFYTIRIERL
- a CDS encoding hydantoinase B/oxoprolinase family protein, with the protein product MLDKITVEVIRHAAIFTAEEMGIVLRNTAFSPNIRDRLDYSCAVLAPSGELVAQAEHIPVHLGSMPVGVRNMVEALERNGVSLGPGDVAVSNDPYITGTHLNDVMVLKPVYVDGVLVAYVANKAHHVDVGGLIPGGIGAGVRSLREEGLVIPPVKIVENGRLREDIVRLIESNVRTPRYLRGDLMAQLAALNTGEKRVQELARRYGVETLLEAWEEILSYTERYTRTILRSLAKERTGVYTAEDYVELESGELAKIRVRLEISPERIVADFTGTARQVEEPLNAVYGVTVAATTYAIKAVIDPDMPMNSGFYRVVEIRAPRGTLVNPVPPAPVGGGNVETSQRIADVVLRALAEAFPGRVPAASCGTMSNLLLGGKGWAFYETIGCGSGGRPCCDGVDGVHTNMTNTLNTPIEVAEAEYPLLFRAYELRPDSGGPGRNRGGLGIVRAVTVLEDDVTVTVYAERHQLRPWGLEGGGAGAPFRSYVIRAGGEKVELPPKATLRLGRGDTVYVETPGGGGYGDPCERPRELVERDIEDGKVSPEAARHGYCYEG